In the genome of Tannockella kyphosi, one region contains:
- a CDS encoding P-type ATPase, producing MNKDFYIGDIKSDEDINNLSIALVELEEVSRMKIHGSAISFTCADLTHVQAVVCSIDSELILHEIINEKRRVYKNNGEEKEMIFLFKNLSNINEATEIEDILSKYAMYQDVTVDFPNKLLTLTTSDKIALTRLNRIVDKVNPDIDVEEWKKPFRSQDIFQEKYMGRYLKISVLLVCASLGVVTTYQSSLIPMIGWLVAILICLEGILKNAKRDLSLKNYMTENTLIILACFFGWAYGAYAETLLVGLIYQYGDKLYVHFVSIFLAKIDATVSVPKFGKKYDKEKGYVLTPLEEFDIGDMLVVENGDVVLLGGSIHVGTSSIDTFAIDGSEVVTEVSIGDAISSGSLNKGDTLIVWVSALASQNVFSKLLDIAASSPTYESKTQRMMEKVAKYTMITFVILALVTGIVFPIVDFELYHEYLYVAAIVLTVASTYAYKQVASLGVLAGVAKSFKEGIIIKENSGLDSLRSCATIVYDRFDGVEVTEEELLLFDQLKQSGKDIIIFNDGPVDLINDQHVIYNDLTVVQKKSVMDEAMAPIAYIGDTAKDVELLQKAYVGIARGGLHDPIVTKNSDILIAKSELSTIYQMLKIAKKQKAIQYENTIISICSNLLLVLSAFSLTMPWIVAALVYMLTIVVFLLNTTRILK from the coding sequence ATGAATAAAGATTTCTATATTGGAGATATCAAATCAGATGAAGATATCAATAACTTATCAATTGCTCTTGTAGAGTTAGAAGAGGTTTCACGTATGAAAATACATGGATCAGCTATCTCTTTTACGTGTGCTGATTTAACACATGTTCAAGCAGTAGTTTGTTCTATTGATAGTGAATTAATTTTACATGAAATAATAAATGAAAAAAGAAGAGTTTATAAAAATAATGGGGAAGAAAAGGAAATGATTTTCCTTTTTAAGAATCTTTCTAATATAAATGAAGCAACAGAGATAGAGGATATTTTATCAAAGTATGCTATGTATCAAGATGTTACAGTTGATTTTCCTAATAAATTATTAACACTTACTACAAGTGATAAAATAGCTTTAACTAGATTAAATCGTATTGTTGATAAAGTAAATCCTGATATTGATGTCGAAGAATGGAAAAAGCCTTTCCGTTCCCAAGATATTTTTCAAGAAAAATACATGGGAAGATATTTAAAAATAAGTGTCTTATTAGTTTGTGCTTCTTTAGGGGTTGTAACAACATATCAAAGTTCTTTGATACCAATGATTGGGTGGTTGGTTGCTATTCTTATTTGTTTAGAAGGTATTTTGAAGAATGCAAAAAGAGATTTATCTTTAAAGAATTATATGACTGAAAATACATTAATTATATTGGCTTGTTTTTTTGGATGGGCATATGGAGCTTATGCAGAAACGTTACTTGTTGGTTTGATTTATCAATATGGAGACAAATTATATGTACATTTTGTTTCTATATTCCTTGCTAAAATAGATGCTACAGTTAGTGTTCCTAAATTTGGTAAAAAGTATGATAAAGAAAAGGGTTATGTTTTAACACCTTTAGAAGAATTTGATATTGGTGATATGTTGGTTGTTGAAAATGGAGATGTTGTTTTATTAGGTGGAAGTATTCATGTAGGAACAAGTTCGATTGATACATTTGCAATTGATGGTAGTGAAGTAGTAACGGAAGTTAGTATTGGAGATGCGATAAGTAGTGGTTCTTTAAACAAAGGTGATACACTTATTGTTTGGGTTAGTGCTTTAGCTTCACAAAATGTATTCTCTAAGTTATTAGATATTGCTGCTTCTTCACCAACTTATGAATCAAAAACACAAAGAATGATGGAAAAAGTAGCAAAGTATACAATGATTACTTTTGTGATACTTGCTTTAGTTACAGGAATTGTTTTCCCAATAGTTGATTTTGAATTATACCATGAATACTTATATGTTGCAGCGATTGTATTGACGGTAGCTAGTACATATGCATATAAACAAGTAGCGTCTTTAGGTGTTTTAGCCGGTGTGGCTAAATCATTTAAAGAGGGAATTATTATTAAAGAAAATAGTGGATTAGATTCTTTACGTTCTTGTGCGACTATTGTATATGATCGTTTTGATGGGGTGGAAGTAACAGAAGAAGAATTACTATTATTTGATCAATTGAAACAATCAGGGAAAGATATTATTATCTTTAATGATGGTCCCGTTGATTTAATTAATGATCAACATGTTATTTATAATGATTTAACAGTTGTTCAAAAGAAATCAGTAATGGATGAAGCAATGGCACCAATAGCTTATATTGGTGATACTGCCAAAGATGTAGAATTACTTCAAAAAGCATATGTAGGTATTGCTAGAGGTGGTTTACATGATCCAATAGTGACTAAAAATAGTGATATTTTAATTGCAAAAAGTGAACTTTCTACAATTTATCAAATGTTAAAAATTGCTAAAAAACAAAAAGCAATTCAATATGAAAATACAATTATTAGTATTTGTAGTAATCTTTTATTAGTGTTATCAGCATTCTCTTTAACAATGCCTTGGATTGTGGCGGCGTTAGTTTATATGTTAACAATTGTAGTGTTCTTATTAAATACAACTAGAATATTAAAATAG
- a CDS encoding RluA family pseudouridine synthase: MKYNVKQEMLLLDFLMIHMSRKQAKLYLKYKQVYCNQMANITHDYVVKPGDVVEIKKEQASPLDILYEDNDCVIINKPSGLLSMSGGGEKEKTAYHLVSTYLKTKDKNARNFIVHRLDRDTSGILLFAKNEKMKNLLQNDWNNLVIQRGYIAIVEGKLKQDKGTIKNYLDESKTQQVYITKKGGKLAVTHYRVLKTNNKQSMVEVYLDTGRKNQIRVHMQSLGNSIVGDKKYGANTNPIQRLGLHCHDFLFTHPITKKKIHIQCDSPKNFTDLFK; the protein is encoded by the coding sequence ATGAAATATAATGTAAAACAAGAAATGTTATTGCTTGATTTTTTAATGATTCATATGTCTCGTAAACAAGCAAAACTATATTTAAAGTATAAACAAGTTTATTGTAATCAAATGGCCAATATAACCCATGATTATGTGGTGAAGCCTGGGGATGTAGTAGAAATAAAAAAAGAACAAGCTAGCCCATTAGATATTCTATATGAAGATAATGATTGTGTTATTATTAATAAGCCTAGTGGCTTATTAAGTATGTCTGGTGGTGGAGAAAAAGAAAAGACTGCTTATCATTTAGTTAGTACTTACTTAAAAACAAAAGACAAGAATGCAAGAAACTTTATTGTGCATCGTTTAGATAGAGATACATCAGGTATTTTATTGTTTGCTAAAAATGAAAAAATGAAAAACTTATTACAAAATGATTGGAATAACTTAGTTATTCAAAGAGGATATATTGCAATTGTTGAAGGTAAATTAAAACAAGACAAAGGAACCATAAAAAACTATTTAGATGAATCTAAAACACAACAAGTTTACATTACCAAAAAAGGTGGTAAATTAGCAGTAACACATTATCGTGTTTTAAAAACAAACAACAAACAAAGTATGGTAGAAGTATACTTAGATACAGGACGTAAAAACCAAATTCGTGTCCATATGCAATCTTTAGGTAACAGTATTGTTGGTGATAAGAAATATGGAGCAAACACAAACCCAATCCAAAGATTAGGTTTACATTGCCATGATTTTTTATTCACGCATCCTATTACAAAAAAGAAAATTCATATTCAATGCGATAGTCCAAAAAACTTTACTGATTTATTCAAATAA
- a CDS encoding ABC transporter ATP-binding protein codes for MKIVEFDHVSRVYENGSQIFKALDEVSFTLEEGKFIVVLGPSGAGKSTLLNLLGGIDSPTSGHILVDGEDIAGLSSDELADYRASKVGFIFQFYNLIPALTVHENVKLVHENTKNAISATKILEEVGLKEHLKKFPHELSGGEQQRVSIARAIAKNPKILLCDEPTGALDSSTGVLILKLLLNMTREHNKTIVIVTHNQKIAEMADVLIRVKNGKINDYIEQANPISVDDIEW; via the coding sequence ATGAAGATTGTAGAATTTGATCATGTAAGTCGTGTTTATGAAAATGGAAGTCAAATATTTAAGGCTTTAGATGAAGTGAGTTTCACGCTAGAAGAAGGTAAGTTTATTGTAGTTCTTGGTCCTTCTGGAGCAGGTAAGTCAACATTATTAAATCTTTTAGGTGGGATTGACAGTCCAACTTCTGGACATATATTAGTGGATGGGGAAGATATAGCGGGCCTTAGTTCCGATGAACTTGCTGATTATAGAGCAAGTAAAGTTGGTTTTATTTTTCAGTTCTATAATTTAATTCCAGCATTAACGGTACATGAAAATGTAAAACTTGTTCATGAAAATACGAAAAATGCAATTTCTGCTACTAAAATATTAGAAGAAGTAGGACTAAAAGAACATTTAAAAAAATTCCCACATGAACTTTCAGGTGGAGAGCAACAACGTGTTTCTATTGCAAGAGCGATCGCAAAGAATCCTAAAATATTACTTTGTGATGAACCAACAGGGGCATTGGATTCCTCAACAGGAGTACTTATATTAAAACTATTATTAAATATGACTAGAGAACATAATAAAACAATTGTAATTGTGACTCATAATCAAAAAATAGCTGAAATGGCGGATGTACTAATACGTGTAAAAAATGGTAAGATTAATGACTATATTGAACAAGCTAATCCTATCTCTGTAGATGATATTGAGTGGTAG
- a CDS encoding ABC transporter permease, which translates to MLMKKLFRTMWIYKAQFISMIVMLSLGMGIFVGFNVEWYSIEQNTSLFMEETGYADYRIISTTGYLEEDVKKIEDLYGEEYVSRYVDFNATIESTSLTNKDTLTVTVTENENVSGFILSQGEPYDASDDEGIWIGEKYASENNIELGDTILFTYNGLEIEGIVKGLVQSGEFMISLQDDTQIMPDYTKHGYAYISPVLLESTFGVTYYPQIHVISSQEKEEFNLAVDKALGETSMILTKDESASYAGSQGEVEEGKIMGTILPAIFLLIATLTMVTTMVRITDKEKTQIGTLKALGFKNRKIVIHYILYAVIIGVIGAILGLLLGYAVGYFIFNPQGSMSTYLEMPYWDLYTPGFVLVVMVGVIVLLMLIAFLSVNKILKKSASEILIVTSSKTVKPTKLEQGKLFHKCSFGVRWNLRDMIHNKARTGMSILGVIGCMVIVLASLGMQDTMEYFVSNYYEGAMNYASRIYLSDDATEQDITDLMDTYQTDTSASVSVKIEDEAVSLDIYHIENDFVKFLSNEADYLELKDDGAYICTRIANEYELEIGDEITVSPYGDTQEYTMIVSGILSSVSKNIVICDEYAKQIGISYQIDSLYTDIDDISLQSGIKSIQTKEDIISSFDVFMEIMDTMIILLVGVGVILSIVVLYNLGVMSYTERYREMATLKVLGFKDKKISALLIGQNLWLSFVGIIIGVPLGYFVLDYLMDAMADEYETVVYIAGSTYAISILLSIGVTLFIALMISRKNKKIDMVEALKNSE; encoded by the coding sequence ATGTTAATGAAAAAATTGTTTCGAACAATGTGGATATATAAAGCACAATTTATATCTATGATTGTCATGTTGAGTCTTGGTATGGGAATATTTGTTGGGTTTAATGTAGAATGGTATTCTATTGAACAAAACACGTCACTGTTTATGGAAGAGACAGGATATGCAGACTATCGCATTATTTCTACGACTGGATATTTAGAAGAGGATGTTAAAAAAATAGAAGATCTGTATGGCGAAGAATATGTAAGTAGATATGTTGACTTCAATGCAACAATAGAGAGTACATCACTAACTAATAAGGATACACTTACTGTGACAGTAACTGAAAATGAGAATGTTTCAGGTTTTATACTTAGTCAAGGGGAACCTTATGATGCATCTGATGATGAGGGGATTTGGATTGGAGAGAAGTATGCATCAGAAAATAATATAGAATTAGGTGACACTATTTTATTTACTTATAATGGATTAGAAATAGAAGGTATTGTAAAAGGTCTTGTACAGTCTGGTGAATTTATGATTAGTCTACAAGATGATACACAAATTATGCCAGATTATACAAAACATGGATATGCGTATATTTCTCCAGTGTTGTTAGAATCAACATTTGGAGTGACTTATTATCCCCAAATTCATGTTATTAGTAGTCAAGAAAAAGAGGAGTTTAACCTAGCGGTTGACAAAGCACTTGGGGAAACTTCTATGATATTAACAAAAGATGAAAGTGCTTCTTATGCGGGAAGTCAAGGTGAGGTAGAAGAAGGGAAGATAATGGGAACAATTCTACCAGCAATATTTTTGTTGATTGCTACATTGACAATGGTGACAACGATGGTTCGAATCACAGATAAAGAAAAAACTCAAATAGGAACACTGAAAGCACTTGGATTTAAAAATAGAAAAATAGTCATACATTATATTTTATATGCTGTTATTATTGGAGTAATTGGAGCAATTCTAGGATTGTTATTAGGTTATGCAGTAGGTTATTTTATATTTAATCCACAAGGTTCTATGAGTACTTATTTAGAAATGCCATATTGGGACTTATATACTCCTGGATTTGTTCTTGTTGTTATGGTTGGTGTTATTGTATTATTGATGTTGATTGCATTCTTATCGGTAAATAAGATATTGAAAAAATCTGCATCAGAAATTCTAATAGTTACTTCAAGTAAAACAGTAAAACCAACAAAATTAGAACAAGGTAAATTATTTCATAAATGCTCTTTTGGTGTCAGATGGAATTTGCGAGATATGATTCATAATAAAGCACGTACTGGAATGAGTATCCTTGGAGTTATAGGATGTATGGTGATAGTACTTGCATCCCTTGGTATGCAAGATACGATGGAATATTTTGTTTCGAATTATTATGAAGGTGCTATGAATTATGCATCTAGAATCTATTTATCAGATGATGCAACAGAGCAAGATATTACGGATTTAATGGATACTTATCAGACAGATACAAGTGCTAGTGTATCAGTTAAAATTGAAGATGAAGCAGTGTCGTTAGATATTTATCATATTGAAAATGATTTTGTTAAATTCTTATCGAATGAGGCTGATTATCTTGAATTAAAAGATGATGGGGCATATATTTGTACAAGAATTGCAAATGAGTATGAACTAGAAATTGGTGATGAAATAACAGTATCACCATATGGTGATACGCAAGAATATACAATGATAGTTTCAGGTATTTTGAGTTCAGTATCAAAAAATATTGTTATCTGTGATGAATATGCAAAACAAATAGGTATATCTTATCAAATAGATTCTTTGTATACAGACATTGACGATATTTCGTTACAATCAGGTATTAAATCAATACAAACAAAAGAAGATATTATTTCTTCATTTGATGTATTTATGGAAATTATGGATACAATGATTATTCTATTAGTAGGTGTAGGAGTTATCTTAAGTATTGTTGTTTTATATAATTTAGGAGTCATGAGTTATACAGAACGTTACCGAGAAATGGCTACATTAAAAGTGTTAGGATTCAAAGATAAAAAAATATCGGCCTTACTGATTGGCCAAAACCTTTGGTTATCTTTTGTAGGGATTATAATAGGAGTCCCTTTAGGTTATTTTGTCCTTGATTATCTAATGGATGCCATGGCAGATGAATACGAAACAGTTGTATATATTGCAGGTAGTACGTATGCAATCAGTATATTATTAAGTATTGGTGTTACTCTTTTCATTGCACTGATGATATCAAGAAAAAATAAAAAGATAGATATGGTAGAAGCACTAAAAAATTCAGAATAA
- the infC gene encoding translation initiation factor IF-3, whose protein sequence is MAFISRYSNQKPVKQEELVNEKIRFKEVLVIGDDGEQIGVLPTRQAIELAYSKELDLVCVAPNGKPPVCKIIDFGKHRFEQQKKVREMKKNSKVVSLKETQLSVTIDTHDKNVKLKRTLKWLEEGDKVKIAIRFKGRQLAHIDLGEKILNDFVAECQEFCTVEKPAKMEGRTLTAILAPKKK, encoded by the coding sequence GTGGCTTTTATTAGCAGATATTCAAATCAAAAACCAGTAAAACAAGAAGAATTAGTAAATGAAAAAATTCGTTTCAAAGAAGTATTAGTTATTGGTGACGACGGTGAACAAATAGGTGTATTACCAACAAGACAAGCAATCGAACTTGCTTACAGTAAAGAGTTGGACTTAGTGTGTGTGGCTCCAAATGGTAAACCACCAGTATGTAAAATTATCGATTTCGGTAAACATCGTTTTGAACAACAAAAGAAAGTTCGTGAAATGAAAAAGAATTCTAAAGTTGTAAGCTTAAAAGAAACACAATTATCAGTGACTATTGATACACATGATAAAAACGTGAAACTTAAAAGAACTTTAAAATGGTTAGAAGAGGGTGACAAAGTTAAAATCGCTATTCGTTTTAAAGGAAGACAGTTAGCTCACATCGATCTTGGGGAAAAGATTTTGAATGACTTCGTGGCTGAATGTCAAGAGTTTTGTACAGTTGAGAAACCTGCCAAAATGGAAGGTCGTACATTAACTGCGATACTAGCACCAAAAAAGAAATAA
- the rpmI gene encoding 50S ribosomal protein L35, with protein MPKMKTHSGLKKRVKRTGSGKLKRGHAYTSHLSHNKSHKQKKHLAKATLISKSDYKRIKTRLPK; from the coding sequence ATGCCAAAAATGAAAACACATAGCGGGTTAAAAAAACGCGTTAAAAGAACAGGTAGTGGGAAATTAAAACGTGGTCATGCTTACACATCTCACTTATCACACAACAAGTCTCATAAACAAAAGAAACATTTAGCGAAAGCTACATTAATCAGCAAATCAGATTACAAACGTATTAAAACTAGATTACCTAAATAG
- the rplT gene encoding 50S ribosomal protein L20, translating into MARVKGGFTTRRRRKKILKLAKGYYGSKHTLYKTANEQVMHSLAYSYRDRRQVKRDMRKLWIARINAAARMNDISYSKLMHGCKVAGIEINRKMLSEIAIHDPKGFSAIVEQAKAALAK; encoded by the coding sequence ATGGCAAGAGTTAAAGGCGGATTTACTACAAGACGTAGAAGAAAAAAAATATTAAAATTAGCCAAAGGATACTATGGTTCAAAACACACTTTATATAAAACAGCTAACGAACAAGTAATGCATTCATTAGCATATTCATATAGAGATAGAAGACAAGTAAAAAGAGATATGAGAAAATTATGGATTGCTCGTATCAACGCTGCTGCAAGAATGAATGATATTTCATATTCAAAATTAATGCACGGATGTAAAGTTGCTGGTATTGAAATTAACAGAAAAATGTTATCAGAAATCGCAATTCATGATCCTAAAGGATTTAGTGCAATTGTAGAACAAGCAAAAGCTGCATTAGCAAAATAA
- a CDS encoding metallophosphoesterase family protein has product MKIMIVSDSHYLSKNELLSIMQSKQVDCYFHCGDIYMPYTPLPLSSCYVVRGNNDYTDSPQEIVTTIDGLTIYATHGHYYYVEYSKEELANKAKQMGASICFFGHTHVAFKEEINGVLCINPGSVSLPRGAFRVKTYAIMDTETFNVTFYSVETGEACDPFQEVEKHRFSFF; this is encoded by the coding sequence ATGAAAATAATGATTGTTTCTGACTCACACTACTTAAGTAAAAATGAATTACTATCAATAATGCAATCAAAACAAGTAGATTGTTACTTCCATTGTGGAGATATTTATATGCCTTATACACCTTTACCACTTTCCTCTTGTTATGTAGTTCGAGGAAATAACGACTATACTGACAGCCCTCAAGAAATAGTTACTACTATTGATGGACTTACAATATATGCAACTCATGGACATTATTATTATGTAGAATACTCGAAAGAAGAATTAGCGAATAAAGCAAAACAAATGGGTGCTAGTATTTGTTTCTTTGGACATACTCATGTTGCATTCAAAGAAGAAATAAATGGTGTATTATGTATTAATCCTGGATCAGTTAGTTTACCTAGAGGAGCTTTTCGAGTAAAGACCTACGCTATTATGGATACAGAAACATTCAATGTTACGTTCTATAGTGTTGAAACTGGTGAAGCATGTGATCCATTCCAAGAAGTTGAAAAGCATCGATTCTCATTTTTCTAA
- a CDS encoding ABC transporter ATP-binding protein: MKGFISFEDVKKTYIVGDIEIKAVDGINFNIAKGEFVVVIGPSGAGKSTVLNILGGMDLATSGTIMVDEQDITNYDEKELTQYRRDDIGFVFQFYNLVQNLTALENVELANQISKDPLDARNVMEKVGLKDRMNNFPAQLSGGEQQRVAIARAIAKNPKLLLCDEPTGALDYQTGKQILSLLREMCDNYGMTVVVITHNGALAPMADRVIQIKNGQVSKKYKNKNIQSIEEIEW; encoded by the coding sequence ATGAAAGGATTTATATCTTTTGAAGATGTGAAAAAGACTTATATTGTAGGGGATATTGAGATAAAGGCAGTAGATGGAATCAACTTCAATATTGCTAAAGGAGAGTTTGTAGTAGTGATAGGGCCTTCAGGTGCTGGGAAGTCTACTGTTTTAAATATTTTAGGTGGAATGGATCTAGCAACAAGTGGGACAATCATGGTAGATGAACAAGATATTACCAACTATGATGAAAAGGAATTAACTCAGTATCGAAGAGATGATATCGGGTTTGTTTTTCAATTCTATAATTTAGTTCAAAATCTTACAGCTTTAGAAAATGTAGAACTAGCTAATCAAATATCGAAAGATCCTTTAGATGCACGAAATGTCATGGAAAAAGTTGGTTTAAAAGATCGTATGAATAATTTTCCGGCACAACTTTCAGGTGGAGAACAACAACGTGTGGCGATAGCCAGAGCAATTGCTAAAAATCCAAAACTATTGTTATGTGATGAACCAACAGGAGCATTAGATTATCAAACAGGTAAACAAATTTTATCTTTATTACGTGAAATGTGCGATAACTATGGTATGACAGTGGTGGTAATTACGCATAATGGGGCTTTAGCTCCAATGGCTGATCGTGTTATTCAAATAAAAAATGGTCAAGTTAGTAAGAAGTATAAAAATAAAAATATTCAATCTATTGAAGAGATAGAGTGGTAG